One segment of Nostoc flagelliforme CCNUN1 DNA contains the following:
- a CDS encoding peptidase domain-containing ABC transporter: MIQNKSTFQKQQLGQQLTQTLGQPLSEQELSNCLQQIEILEPNAGKLFWEAADATVGIYVILAGKVRLLNSTDNLIASVGVGASFGELTLFPESGFQAYTARASVNLKVCYIPGDCLRSLIRKYPSIGQHLNRQALLWDLLLLCRQTPYLADAPVEGLMQILPLLEQHNLQVGKLPSSLLKDQQLWLLRRGELLHTSGCKLTVGNIYALEQLPKERSWQVTQPSQIYSLSALLKDAKEASTPFWQFFELAKPHWLVLLEVFIASILLQIFGLITPLFTQLLLDRVVVQRSDLTLTAVGIGLLIFSLFRVAMTGLRQYLLDHTANRVDLALIVGFISHTFRLPLNYFESRYVGDIISRVQENRKIQRFLTGEALSIVLDLLTVFIYVGLMFWYSWKMALLVLVIVPPFVLLALIATPFLQRVSREIFSAYNEETGYLIQSLTGIRTIKSMAVEQSVRWKWEEFFGKSIKKNFSGQVIGNTLQIFSSGIEAVVSTILLWFGAWQVIQNELTIGQLVAFNMLLGNVINPFQRLIMLWNELQEVLIAVERINDVIDAEPEEDLHSSSRQSLPPIRGYIAFDKVTFRYHPESDVNTLENISFEVRPGQMIALVGRSGSGKTTISKLVLGLYPPTEGKILIDGYDVTTLSLRSLRSQIGVVDQDTFLFGGTIRENISLGYPEATLEEVIEAAQQAGAHEFIKELPMGYETQIGEGGGTLSGGQRQRLAIARALVGNPQLLILDEATSSLDAESERIIQTNLNKILQDRTTLVIAHRLSTVRNADKILVLDRGLLVESGTHDELMAKRGHYFYLNQQQLTIAI; this comes from the coding sequence ATGATTCAGAATAAATCTACGTTTCAAAAGCAACAACTAGGTCAACAACTCACCCAAACCTTGGGTCAACCTCTTTCAGAACAAGAACTTTCAAATTGCCTTCAACAAATTGAAATCCTTGAACCAAATGCAGGTAAACTGTTTTGGGAAGCAGCAGACGCTACGGTTGGCATTTATGTCATCCTGGCAGGTAAAGTCAGACTGCTCAATAGCACAGATAACTTAATAGCATCCGTAGGAGTGGGAGCATCATTCGGTGAGCTAACCCTGTTTCCAGAGTCAGGCTTTCAGGCTTACACTGCCAGGGCTTCAGTAAACCTCAAAGTTTGCTATATTCCGGGAGATTGTTTGCGATCGCTCATCCGCAAATATCCCTCCATTGGACAGCATCTTAACCGCCAAGCACTACTTTGGGATTTACTGCTGTTATGTCGTCAGACTCCTTACCTTGCCGATGCTCCTGTAGAAGGATTGATGCAAATATTACCATTACTCGAACAGCATAATCTCCAAGTTGGTAAACTCCCATCTTCTCTACTCAAAGACCAGCAACTTTGGTTACTGCGGCGAGGAGAACTATTGCACACATCAGGATGCAAGCTTACCGTTGGAAATATTTACGCTCTTGAGCAGTTACCCAAAGAACGTAGTTGGCAAGTGACTCAACCAAGCCAAATCTACAGCCTCAGCGCCCTACTTAAAGATGCAAAGGAAGCCAGCACTCCTTTTTGGCAGTTCTTTGAATTAGCTAAACCTCACTGGCTGGTGTTGTTAGAAGTGTTTATCGCTTCCATCCTGCTTCAGATTTTTGGACTGATCACACCGCTATTTACTCAGCTATTGTTAGACCGAGTTGTTGTACAACGCAGCGATCTGACATTAACAGCTGTAGGGATAGGATTACTCATCTTTAGCCTATTCCGAGTCGCCATGACTGGACTGCGGCAATATCTTTTAGACCACACAGCTAACCGAGTGGATCTAGCCTTAATTGTAGGTTTTATTAGCCATACTTTCCGTTTACCCTTGAACTATTTCGAGTCCCGCTATGTGGGAGACATCATTTCCCGTGTACAAGAAAACCGCAAGATTCAACGTTTCCTCACGGGTGAAGCACTATCTATCGTTCTCGATTTACTTACAGTATTCATCTACGTAGGATTGATGTTTTGGTACAGTTGGAAGATGGCATTGCTTGTGTTAGTAATTGTGCCGCCATTCGTATTACTGGCACTCATTGCCACACCCTTCTTACAGCGTGTTTCTCGTGAGATTTTTAGTGCTTATAACGAAGAAACTGGTTATTTGATTCAATCTCTCACTGGTATCCGCACTATCAAATCTATGGCAGTTGAGCAGTCTGTGCGCTGGAAGTGGGAGGAATTTTTTGGCAAGTCAATTAAAAAGAACTTTTCCGGGCAGGTGATTGGCAATACGCTGCAAATATTTAGCTCTGGCATTGAAGCTGTAGTTAGCACAATATTACTGTGGTTTGGGGCATGGCAAGTAATACAAAACGAACTCACGATTGGGCAACTTGTCGCTTTTAATATGTTGTTGGGTAATGTGATTAATCCTTTTCAGCGATTGATTATGCTATGGAATGAATTGCAAGAAGTGCTGATTGCTGTTGAACGCATTAATGATGTCATTGACGCTGAACCAGAAGAAGATTTGCACTCGTCATCTCGGCAATCTTTACCACCCATTCGCGGTTACATTGCCTTTGATAAAGTAACTTTCCGTTACCATCCAGAAAGCGATGTCAACACACTAGAAAATATTAGTTTTGAAGTACGACCAGGGCAAATGATAGCGCTGGTTGGGCGTAGTGGTTCGGGAAAGACAACGATTTCCAAGCTGGTATTGGGGCTGTATCCTCCTACAGAAGGGAAGATTTTGATTGACGGGTATGATGTCACTACCTTGTCATTGCGCTCGCTCCGTTCTCAAATTGGTGTTGTTGACCAAGATACTTTTCTCTTTGGTGGTACGATTCGGGAAAACATTAGTTTAGGTTATCCCGAAGCAACCTTAGAAGAGGTGATAGAAGCAGCGCAACAAGCGGGAGCGCATGAATTTATTAAAGAATTACCGATGGGCTATGAAACACAAATCGGTGAGGGCGGAGGAACCCTATCTGGTGGACAAAGACAACGACTAGCGATCGCCCGCGCCCTTGTAGGTAATCCCCAACTGCTGATTTTAGATGAAGCCACCAGTAGTCTTGACGCTGAA
- a CDS encoding phosphotransferase family protein — protein MTLLLNSQNVFKYLVGQSICNQEEPDLSKIELKLAKNFNLLLSFQDSHKLLVKQERHNQEGKTAGEFLNEWRIQELLQRFPKINHICSMISQILHFDAENSIIVFNYLNDYCDLFEFYTKENVFPTAIATSIGATLATIHRATFNNQKYQEFFSHNSEDIPVAQTPKFARGLERISPEVFGQMPADGLKFFALYQRYDSLGKAITELTTAFEACCLTHNDLKLNNILLHNDWEQTISQAEQSSHSIIRLIDWERGAWGDPGFDLGMLIASYLQFWLGSLVVSKAINIEESLRLAMTPLEVIQPSIAALTQAYLGNFPEILEHRPDFLKRVVQFSGLALIQQMTQVGRCCSKNLIIASP, from the coding sequence ATGACACTTTTGTTAAACTCTCAAAACGTTTTTAAGTATTTAGTTGGGCAGAGTATTTGTAATCAAGAAGAACCAGATTTGAGCAAAATTGAACTAAAACTTGCCAAAAACTTTAATTTGTTATTAAGTTTCCAGGACAGTCATAAACTCCTCGTCAAACAGGAGCGTCACAATCAAGAAGGGAAAACGGCTGGTGAGTTCCTCAATGAATGGCGGATTCAAGAGTTATTACAAAGATTTCCAAAGATTAATCACATTTGTTCAATGATTTCGCAAATACTTCATTTTGATGCTGAGAATTCAATCATTGTTTTTAACTACCTCAATGACTATTGCGATTTATTTGAATTCTACACTAAAGAAAACGTTTTCCCAACAGCGATCGCAACTTCAATCGGAGCTACTCTAGCTACAATCCATCGCGCTACTTTTAACAATCAAAAATATCAGGAATTCTTCTCTCACAATTCTGAAGATATACCCGTTGCCCAAACTCCTAAATTTGCTCGTGGGCTAGAACGAATTAGCCCGGAAGTTTTTGGCCAGATGCCAGCAGACGGTCTGAAATTCTTTGCTCTCTATCAACGTTACGATAGTCTGGGAAAAGCGATCACAGAACTCACCACTGCTTTCGAGGCTTGTTGTCTAACGCACAATGACCTAAAGCTGAACAACATTCTTTTGCACAACGATTGGGAGCAAACTATTTCTCAAGCAGAGCAATCGAGTCATAGTATTATTCGATTGATAGATTGGGAACGCGGCGCTTGGGGAGATCCTGGATTCGATTTAGGAATGCTCATTGCCAGTTATCTACAATTTTGGCTTGGTAGTTTGGTTGTTAGCAAAGCGATCAATATCGAAGAATCCTTGCGCCTAGCGATGACACCGCTTGAGGTAATTCAGCCTTCTATTGCAGCCCTTACTCAAGCTTATCTTGGTAATTTTCCAGAAATTTTAGAGCATCGCCCTGATTTTTTGAAACGAGTCGTGCAATTTTCTGGTCTTGCCTTAATTCAACAAATGACCCAGGTTGGCAGGTGTTGCAGCAAGAATCTGATAATAGCCTCGCCGTGA